A stretch of the Arachis stenosperma cultivar V10309 chromosome 6, arast.V10309.gnm1.PFL2, whole genome shotgun sequence genome encodes the following:
- the LOC130933065 gene encoding putative uridine kinase C227.14 isoform X2: protein MEATFCSTFQRSSRAEPLLLRTVGARHRNRFLLPVARDNKVSPLSFAPTGYGSSKIALFKVLSAEKGQVHVVEKSGVEELYDELAARLLPSASVSSSPNFKHIVGLAGPPGAGKSTLAHEVVSRVNKLWPERASSMDSQVQPPDVAIVVPMDGFHLYRSELDVMENPEEAHARRGAPWTFNPSQLLTCLKNLKIHGSVYVPSFDHGVGDPLEDDIFVNVQHKVVIVEGNYLLLEDGIWKEISCLFDEKWFIDIDIDKAMQRVLKRHISTDREQRQAQCRTHNEVQEKC, encoded by the exons ATGGAAGCAACCTTCTGTTCAACATTTCAGAGATCTTCTCGTGCTG AACCATTGTTGCTAAGAACAGTCGGAGCTCGCCATCGGAACCGGTTTTTGCTACCCGTCGCGCGGGATAACAAGGTTTCGCCGCTGTCTTTTGCTCCAACTGGCTATGGCAGTAGCAAGATTGCTCTCTTCAAG GTTTTATCTGCTGAGAAGGGGCAGGTTCATGTAGTAGAGAAAAG TGGAGTTGAAGAGTTATATGATGAATTGGCTGCACGCCTTCTGCCTTCAGCATCGGTGTCATCAAGCCCTAATTTTAA GCACATTGTTGGCCTGGCTGGTCCGCCAGGTGCTGGAAAAAGCACTCTTGCACATGAAGTAGTCAGCCGGGTAAACAAGCTTTGGCCAGAAAGAGCTTCTTCCATGGACTCCCAGGTTCAACCTCCTGATGTTGCTATTGTAGTTCCCATGGATGGTTTCCATCTTTATCGTTCTGAACTAGATGTAATGGAG AATCCAGAGGAAGCTCATGCCAGAAGGGGAG CTCCATGGACATTCAATCCATCACAACTACTTACGTGTCTCAAGAATCTTAAAATTCAT GGATCCGTCTATGTTCCATCATTCGACCATGGGGTTGGGGACCCATTGGAAGATGATATCTTTGTGAATGTTCA GCACAAAGTTGTTATTGTAGAAGGTAACTATTTGCTCTTGGAAGATGGGATTTGGAAGGAGATATCATGTTTGTTTGACGAGAAATG GTTTATTGATATTGACATTGACAAAGCAATGCAGAGAGTTTTAA